The stretch of DNA CGAAGCCGAACACCGTGATGCCGGCCTCGAGATCGACGCCGCAGGCGCCGAGAATGCAGAGATCGGGCGAAATCTGCTCCATATCCCGCAAGGCCTTGGCGCCGAGCGAACCGCCCGTCTGCCGATCCACCATCCCGCCGATCAGAATGACGTTGACGGCAGGCTTGTCGATCAGAGCTGCGGCAATCGCCGGCGCATTGGTCGCAGCCGTCAGCGCAAGTTCGGCCGGCAATGCGTGGGCAATCGCCAGATTGGTGCTGCCGGCGTCGAAGAACACGGTCGAACCGGCGGCAATCTGCTTTGCCGCAGCGCGCGCCAGCGCCTGTTTCCGGTCAGCGGCAAAGCCGATGCGCTGCGTCAGACTTCCGTGCGCCGGCGAGACCGGCAATGCGCCGCCATAGACCCGCTCACAGAGCCCTGCCGCCGCCATCTCCCGCAGATCCCGCCGCACCGTATCCTCGGAGACGCCGAATTCGAGCGCAAGCTCCGTCGCCAGCACGCGGCCATTCAGCCGCAGCCTCTCGGAAATCACGCCTTGGCGCTCTCGCAACAGAAAATCCTGCATGTTCCTACCGGATCGAGACCTCACAAACCGAAAACGTGCATAAACGCTTATGATCATGCAGGCAACATGCACGGTCACACGTTTTCTGACGTTTCGAAACAAAGCTCCACCACCAGAGCGAATATGCCCTATTGACCGGCCCGGGAGGCGGGAATATCGATTGGTCATTCCCGATTCCCGCCGGCATATCCGCCACCTGGTCCGTTCTCCCCGTGAAAAACTCCGTCAGCCTGGGCATCCTGCTCACGAGCCTCGCCTATATGGCGTTCACCTTCCATGACGCGATCATCAAGATCCTGGCTTCAAGCATTCCCGTCTGGCAGATCCTGTTTTTCCGCAGTCTCACCATCCTCGTCGGTTGTCTCGCCTATGGTCGCGGCAAGCTCGTCCACCAGACGATGACATCGCCGATCATCAAGCCGATGATTGCCCGCAGCATCCTTCTTCTCTGCGCCTGGCTTTCCTACTATTCCGCCGCAAGCCGCCTGCAGCTTGCCGAAGTGACCACGCTCTATTACGCCGCACCTGTTGTCGGCACCTTGCTTGCCTGGTTCATCCTGAAGGAGAAGGTCACGCCGGCGCGTTGGCTGGCGGTCGGCGTCGGCTTCGTCGGCGTCCTCATCGCCTGCAATCCGGTCGGCCTCACCATCTCCTGGCCGGTCTATCTGGCGCTGCAGGCGGCCGTGCTCTGGGCCTCTGCCATGGTGCTGCTGCGCAAGACCTCGCTGCATGAGAAGACGATTATCCAGCTCACCGTTTCCAACGTCTTTTTCCTTGCCATGACCGGCGTTGCCGTGATCTGGACATGGCAGACCCCCGATATGACACAGCTCGCGCTCCTCATCGCCACCGGCATCGTTGCCGGCTGCGCGCAGTTCGCCCTTTTCGAAGGCATGCGTCAGGCGCCCGTCTCCGTGCTTGCGCCATTCGAGTATAGCTCTCTCATCTGGGCCTTCCTCTTGGGCTATCTGATCTGGGCCGACATCCCCACGCAGAATGTGGTCGTCGGCGCGGCGATAATCCTCGGCGCCGGATTGATCATCATCATCAGCGAAAAACTGCGCCGCCGCATCACCGCCTGATGCCTGTTTCTGCGGGATTCATGGTTCGAGCGGCCGTTTGAGAAAAATATTTGCAGTTGCTGCTTTTATTCGCAGTTTTCTACGCTTCCGGCGCCATAATTTTCTGACAACTATCCCCATCCGATAACAACTCCCAAGGATGGATGAAACAATGAACTGGTTGAAAACCGTCGCCGCCGCCGCCCTCATTCAGGCCGCGGCCCTCCTGCCTGCCCATGCAGGTGAAAACCTCGCCGCCATCAAATCGGCCGGCGTCTTCAAGATCGGCACCGAAGGCACTTATGCGCCCTTCACCTATCATGACGAAAGCGGCAAGCTCGTCGGCTTCGATGTCGAGATCGGCGAAGCGATCGCCGCCAAGCTCGGCGTCAAAGCCGAGTTCGTCGAAGGCAAGTGGGATGGCCTGATCGCTGGCCTCGATGCCAAGCGCTACGATACCGTCATCAACCAGGTCGGCATCACCGAAACCCGCAAGCAGAAGTATGATTTCTCCGAGCCCTATATCGCCTCCAAGGCCGTGCTGATCGCCCGCGATAGCGACGACAGCATCAAGTCTTTCGCCGACCTGAAGGGCAAGAAGTCCGCCCAGTCGCTGACCAGCAACTTCGGCAAGCTCGCAACCGAAGCCGGTGCCGAGCTCGTCGGCACCGACGGTTTCGATCAATCGATCCAGCTGGTGCTGACCAAGCGCGCCGACGCCACGATCAACGACAGCCTCTCCTTCCTCGATTTCAAGAAGCACAAGCCGGACGCGCCGGTGAAGATCGTGGCCGAGCAGGAAAACGCCGATTACTCCGGCGTCATCATCCGCAAGAACGAGCCGGAGCTTCTCGCCGAAATCAACAAGGCGCTTGCCGACATCAAGACCGACGGCACTTACAAGAAGATCGCCGACAAGTATTTCGGCCAGGATGTTTCCAAGTAAGTTCAACTGAAGAAAAGTCCCTTCCCCAACTCCTCCCCACAAGGGGGAGGGGCTTAGCCGGCGGGCCGTCTCATCTCCAAATAAACGTTTCGGCCTGCCGCTCGGTCGCTATTTCGTGTGAGCCGGCACCTGGATAAGTCCCTCCCCCTTGTGGGGAGGGGTTGGGGAGGGGTATTTCGGATATCACGACCCAACTGACGAGAGGCAACTCCCTTGGCGCACTGGCTCCAACTGATGGCGGAATCGCTACCCTCGCTCCTGTGGGCGGGGCTGATCTTCACCATTCCGCTGACCCTGCTATCCTTCGTCTTTGGCCTGGCCCTCGGGCTCGCCACCGCAATCGCCCGGCTCTTCGGGCCGATGCCGCTTTCGGCCGTCGCGCGCTTCTATGTCTGGGTCATCCGCGGCACGCCGCTGCTGGTGCAGCTCTTCGTGATCTTCTACGGCCTGCCGAGCCTCGGCATCCTGCTCGATGCCTTTCCGGCCGCCCTCATCGGCTTCACGCTGAATATCGGCGCCTACAGCTCCGAGATCATCCGCGCCGTCATTTCTTCGGTGCCGAAGGGCCAATGGGAAGCAGCCTATTCGATCGGCATGAGCTGGCGCCAGGCGATGAGCCGCACCATCCTGCCGCAGGCCGCCCGCGTCGCCGTGCCGCCTTTGTCGAACACCTTCATCTCGCTGGTCAAAGACACCTCGCTTGCTGCGGCCATCACCGTGCCCGAGCTCTTCCAGGCAGCACAGCGCATCGTCGCCACCACCTATGAGCCGTTGATCCTCTATATCGAGGCGGCGCTGATCTATCTCGTCCTGAGCTCCGTCCTCTCGCAGTTGCAGGTGCGGCTGGAACGCCGCTTCGCGCGTTATGGCGGCATGCTGGAGGCAAATGCATGATCGAGCTTTCCAACATCGAAAAGCGCTTCGGCGACGCCGTCATCCTCAAGGATATCAGCATCCGTATCCCCGAAGGCAGCGTCACCGCGCTGGTCGGGCCTTCCGGCGGCGGCAAGAGCACACTGCTGCGCTGCATCAACCTGCTCGAAATTCCGACCGCCGGCTCTATCCGCCTCGGAGAGGAGAAGCTGGCCTTTGTACCGGGCAAACGAACGAGCTGGCCGGCGATCCAGAAGATCCGCCGCCAGACCGGCATGGTCTTCCAGAATTTCCAGCTCTTCCCGCATCAGACCGCGATCGAGAATGTCATGGAAGGCCTGGTGACGGTACTGAGATGGCCGAGGGAAAAGGCCCACGAGCGTGCGATGGAATTGCTGACCAAGGTCGGCATGACCGACAAGGCCGATGCCTGGCCTTCGACGCTGTCGGGCGGCCAGCAGCAGCGCGTTGCGATCGCCCGCGCACTGGCGCCCTCGCCGCGCGTGCTTCTCTGTGACGAGCCGACATCCGCCCTCGATCCCGAGCTTTCGGCCGAAGTGGTCGATGTACTGGGCCAACTTGCCAGCGAAGGCACGACGATGGTGATGGCGACCCACGATCTTCGGCTCGCCTCGAAGATCGCCAATGACGTTGTTTTCCTGGAAGCCGGCATCGTGGTGGAAACGGGCAGCGCCAGAGCGATCTTCAGCGCGCCGGAGCGGGAACGCACCAAACGTTTCATCTCGACGATTAACGCCGCCCATACTTACGATATCTGAGCTAGAGCATGATGCCGAAAAGTGTGAGCGGTTTTCGGACGACATCATGCTCCATTTCTTTGATTTAGATCCGGATTCAGATTCTAGGCCGACCTGGCCTAAAATCATCCGGATCTAGACTAATGCCGGGATGCGAAGATCCCGGCATGGCTGGAACTCCAATCAGGAGGCCGTGACGACGGCACGCGCCGCCTTCAGCGCATTACCCCACCAGATGAGCTGATCGAGCTGGTTCTTCGCCGCTTCGTTGAGATGGGCGTAATCGCTGAGGCTCTTGCCTTCCTTGAGGACGCCGAGATATTCGCCAAGCGCGATATGCACGCCCGTTTTCACCGAAGCCGCCCCCATTTCCACGAAGATCAGGCGAAGATGCTCCACCGCACGTGCGCCGCCAACGCCGCCGTAACCGACGAAACCGACCGGCTTGTGGATGAACTCGCCGAGGTCGATGGCGTTCTTCAAAACCGCAGTCGGCGCGTGATTGTACTCGGCAACTGTGAAAATGAAGCCATCGAATTCACGCAGCTTCTTTTTCCAGCGCTCTGCCGTTTCGCTTTCAGCGGTCGTGGCACGCTGCTCACCGAAAAAATGCATGGGGTAGTCGAGCAGGTCGAGAACCTCGACCTCAATGTCCTGCCGTTCGGCGGCGATAGCGGCAATCCACTTGGCCGGATGCTCGGAAAAACGGCCAATACGCGTGCTGCCGACGATAACGGCAATCTTCAACTTGCTCATTGATATCATTTCCTGATTGGTCTTGGGGGCGGATGGTGGGAGCGCAAGCTTATGAGAAAGCCTCCGCGCCGGGCAAGGCGCGAAGGCTTCGAAAAATCAGCTTTTTGACAGGCCGATCGTACACAATCGAGTGAATGGAGCCCGCTCGAAAAGCCGGCCGATGGGCGCCTTTGCCAAGGATGGCAGCGCTTCAGCCTGCGTAGACGACGAGCAGGTCCTTGGCATCGATCTGATCGCCGGTCCGTACCAGCACTTCGGAAATCGTGCCATCCTTTTCCGCATGCAGCGCCGTTTCCATCTTCATCGCCTCGATCGAGACGAGCACGTCGCCGGCATTGACGGCCTGGCCGGGCGAGACGAAGACACGGCTGATGACACCCGGCATCGGCGCGCCGACATGAACGGCATTGCCCGGTTCGGCCTTGCGGCGGACGGCCGCACCCGTCGCCCCATGGGCCCGGTCCGGCACCTTGATGCGGCGCGGCTGGCCATTGAGCTCGAAGAAGATGGTCACCATGCCCTGGCTGTCGGTGGCGCTCATCGCCTGGTTGACGATGACGAGCGTCTTGCCGCGCTCGATATCGGCAAACAGTTCCTCGCCGTCCTTGAGACCGTAGAAATAGGCGGGCGTCGGCAGCACCGAGACCGGGCCGTAGGTATCGGAGGCGAGCGCGAAGTCGGTGAAGACCTTCGGATACATCAGGTAGGAGGCAAATTCGAAGTCGCTGACCTCGCGCTCGAGTTTCGTCTCGATAACTTTGCGCTCCGCATCGAGATTAGCCTCCTTGAGCAGCGAGCCGGGGCGCACGGTATAGGGCTTGTCGCCCTTCAGCGCCTTCTTCTGCAGCGCTTCGGGCCATCCCGACGGCGGCTGGCCGAGATCGCCCTTCAGCATCGAGACCACCGATTCCGGGAAGGAGACTTCCTTGTCGGGGCTGACGACATCGGCGACCGTCAGGTCCTGGGACACCATCATCAGCGCCATGTCGCCGACGACCTTGGAAGACGGCGTCACCTTGACGATATCGCCGAACATCTGGTTGGCGTCGGCATAGGCCTGCGCCACCCGATGCCAGCGGGTCTCGAGGCCGAGCGAGCGGGCCTGTTCCTTGAGGTTGGTGAACTGGCCGCCCGGCATTTCGTGCAGATAGACTTCGGATGCCGGCCCCTTCAGATCGCTTTCGAAGGCGGCATATTGGTTACGCGCCGCTTCCCAATAGAAGGAGATACGGCGGATCCATTCCGGATCGAGGCCCGGATCACGCTCCGTACCGCGCAACGCCTCGACGATCGAACCGAGACAGGGCTGCGAGGTATTGCCGGAAAGTGCGTCCATGGCCGCATCGACGGCATCGACGCCGGCATCGACGGCGGCAAGAACGGTCGCGGCCGCAATACCCGATGTATCATGCGTGTGGAAATGGATCGGCAGGCTGGTCGCCTCACGCAGCGCCTTGAACAGAACCTTCGCAGCCGCAGGTTTGAGAAGGCCCGCCATATCCTTGAGCGCGATGATATGCGCGCCTGCCTTCTCGAGCTCGACTGCAAGATCGGTGTAGTATTTCAGATCGTATTTCGGACGCGCCGAGTTCAGGATATCGCCGGTATAGCAGATTGCCGCCTCGCAGAGCTTGTTCTCCTCGGCAATGGCATCCATCGAGACGCGCATGTTCTCCACCCAGTTCAGGCAATCGAACACGCGGAACAGATCGATGCCGCCTCTGGCTGCCTGGCGGACGAAATATTTGACGACATTATCGGGATAATTGGTGTAGCCGACGCCGTTGGCGCCGCGCAGCAGCATCTGCAGCAGAAGGTTCGGGGCGCCCTCACGGATCAGCGCCAGGCGTTCCCACGGATCCTCGGTCAGAAAGCGCATGGAGACGTCAAAGGTCGCGCCGCCCCAGCATTCGAGCGACAGAAGGTTCGGCAGCGCATGCGCATAGGTGTCGGCAATACGGGCGATGTCATAGGTGCGCATGCGGGTGGCGAGCAGCGACTGGTGGCCGTCGCGCATCGTCGTGTCGGTCAAAAGCACGCGCTTCTCGTTGCGCATCCATTCGCCGAATTTCTTCGGGCCGAGCGTGTCGAGGAGCTGCTTTGTACCATCCTTGACCGCATTGCCGTTGGCGTAGGGAACCACCGGCTCGGCAGCGTTTTCCAGCGGCCTCGGCCTATCCTTGGCCTCGGGATGGCCATTGACGGTGACATCGGCGAGATAGGTCAGGAGCTTCGTGGCGCGATCCTGGCGCTTGACCTGCTGGAAGAGTTCCGGCGTCGTGTCGATGAAGCGTGTCGTGTAGCTGTTATCCCGGAATTTCGGATGGCCGATGATCGCTTCGAGGAAGGTCAGGTTGGTTGCCACGCCGCGAATACGGAATTCGCGCAGCGCCCGGTCCATGCGGGCGATCGCTTCGGATGGATTGGGCGCCCATGCCGTGACCTTGACGAGAAGCGGATCGTAAAAGCGGGTGATGATTGCACCCGAATAGGAGGTGCCGCCATCGAGGCGGATGCCGAAACCGGACGCCGAGCGATAGGCGGTGATGCGGCCGTAATCCGGAATGAAATTATGCTCCGGATCTTCCGTGGTGATGCGGCACTGCAGCGCATGGCCGTTGAGACGGATATCCTCCTGGCGCGGCACGCCCGATTCCGGCGTGCCGATCGCAAAACCGTCGAGGATGTGGATCTGCGCCTTGACGATGTCGATGCCGGTGACGACTTCGGTCACCGTATGCTCGACCTGGATACGCGGATTGACTTCGATGAAGTAAAATTTGCCGGTATCGGCATCCATCAGATACTCGACGGTACCGGCGCCGACATAATTGGTCGCGGCCGCGATCTTCAGCGAATAGGCGGCGAGTTCCTGGCGTTGCGCCTCCGAGAGATAGGGCGCTGGCGCGCGCTCGACGACCTTCTGGTTGCGACGCTGGATCGAGCAGTCACGCTCGAAGAGATGCACGACATTGCCGTGCGTATCGCCGAGAACCTGGCTTTCGACATGGCGGGCGCGCTCGACGAGCTTTTCCAGATAGACCTCGTCCTTGCCGAAGGCCGCCATCGCCTCGCGTTTGGCTTCCGTCACCTCGCGGGCGAGATCCTTTGGATCGCGGATCGCGCGCATGCCGCGCCCGCCGCCGCCCCAGGAGGCCTTCAGCATGACGGGGTAGCCAATCCCCTCCGCCATCTTCGCCACTTCGGCCATGTCCTCCGGCAGCGGCCCGGTGGCCGGCACCACGGGAACGCCGACCGAGATCGCCAGGTTGCGCGCCGCAACCTTATTGCCAAGCTGGCGCATCGTATCGGCCCTCGGGCCGATGAAGATGATGCCGGACTTGTTGCAGGCATCGACGAATTCGGGGCTTTCCGACAGCAGGCCGTAGCCGGGATGGATGGCATCGGCGCCGGAGAGTTTCGCAACGCGGATCACCTCCTCGATCGACAGATAGCTCTCGATCGGGCCCATGTCCTTGGACAGATGCGGGCCGCGGCCGACCTGGTAGCTCTCGTCCGCCTTGAAGCGGTGCAGCGCCAGCTTGTCCTCTTCCGCCCAGATCGCCACGGTTTTTATTCCAAGCTCGTTGGCCGCGCGGAACACGCGGATGGCAATTTCAGAGCGATTGGCAACGAGAATCTTGGAAATGGGCAAAACGGTCTCCTCAGACGTTCAGACGCGGGATTGCTGCACCCGCGAAGGAAATTCTTAACTTCTTGTCACAGAAAGTTCAATTTATCTTGCGACTGCGAAATGCAATTTTTCGACATGCTGGAGCAACTCCGCGAAAAGTGCGAAGCGGTTTTCCGTTCGGAGTTGCGCAAAAATAAAAAACCAGAGCAATTCCGCTTCGATGAGAAGCGGAGTTTCTCTACCTTATCAGGCCATGACGGAAGGCAAGCGCCACCGCATGCTGCCTGTTTTTCGCCTTCAGCTTGTCCTGTAGGCCGTTCATATACCAGTCGACGGTGTGGTTTGAGATCTTCAGCATCTTGCTGATCTCCATCGAAGTCATGCCTTCGGCGAGATAATGCAGGATTTCCATCTCGCGCCGTGTCAGCGGCGTATCGGCCGGCAGCACGGTTTCCAGTGCCTGCGCCTCACCTTTCAGATCGAGCAACCGCCAGAAGGCCTTGCGCGCCACCGCCTCCAGCAATGCGATTTCCACCGGCGACAGCTCGATCGGCTTGCCGGCGAGACTAAGGCTGCCGAGAATGCCGCTGCGTCCGTGGATGGGAAAGATGTAGCCGTCCTCCAACCCGTGCCCGAAGGCATCGACCATCATCTGCTCCATGCGCCGATGATAGGCGTCCTTGCGGAAGGCCGCCATCGCCTCTCGCCAGCGGAAAGGCCGCTGCGCATGGGCGAGATAGCGCACCATCGGATCGATCAGCGCATATTTTTTCGCGGCATATATTTGCGGCCATTGTTCCGGCCAGCGGCCGGCAAGCGCCGCAGCCCAAGGCTCTGGATTCTGCTGCAGCGGGCTCTGCGGCAAATGGTGCGGCAAGCCGTAATATTCGAAGCCGCAACCGCGGAGGATCTGCTCCAGTTCGGTGATGACAGCTTCAGGATTTGAGCATTCTTCCAGAATTACAAGCAATTGAATTAACGAATTAATATTCACAAAAATGCCCCTTGCCCGGACCTGATGCCGCTGGCGGCTGGTCAAACTGGTCGCGAAACGGTCTTATTCAATAAATGCAGTCTGTAATTTAATGCTGCGCTAAACATTTAATAAAATGCAAGCGCAAATTGTTGCGAGATATAGTCAGGCGGCAATTTCGGCGTCATGGCCACTCGTCGGATCCTGCCATAATATGATCGCGGCAATCATCACATCGATCGAACCCTGAATACTCCGTTAATCGCCCGTTCAGGTAGCCTTTTGTAGCATCGCATCATCCCGTTTTCGCAGATGCACAAGAGGTTCGACGTGACGCTATTCAAGGTCTATGCAAGGGCTCTGCGCTATCTTGGCGCCTACAAGCTGCGCGTATCCCTAGTCGTTGTCGCAAACATTGTTCTTGCGACGATCACCATCGCGGAGCCGATCCTGTTCGGTCGCATCATCGATGCGATTTCGGGCAAGGGTGAGGTCAAGCCCATCCTCTTCATGTGGGCGACTTTCGCCGTCTTCAACACCATTGCCTTCGTTCTGGTGGCCCGCGAGGCCGACAGGCTGGCCCATGGCCGGCGAGCGACGCTGTTGACGGAAGCCTTCGGCCGCATCATTTCCATGCCGCTCGGCTGGCATCATCAGCGCGGCACCTCTAACGCGCTGCATACGTTGCTGCGCGCCTGCGAGACACTGTTCGGCCTCTGGCTGGAATTCATGCGCAACCACTTGTCGACGGTCATCGCGCTTGCCCTTCTGATACCGACCGCAATGTCGATGGATCTGCGCCTTTCCGCAGTACTCATGGTGCTCGCCATCGCCTATTGGCTGATCGGCCGCGTCGTCATGAGCCGCACCAAGGACGGCCAGGCTTCGGTCGAGAACCATTATCACACCGTCTTCTCGCATGTCAGCGACTCGATTAGCAACGTTTCTGTCCTGCACAGCTACAACCGCATCGAGGCCGAAACCAGGGCGCTGAAATCCTTCGCCGACCGTCTGCTCGAAGCCCAGTATCCGGTGCTCGACTGGTGGGCGATCGCCGGCGCACTGAACCGCATGGCGTCGACCATCGCGATGATGGTGGTTCTGATCATCGGCACCATGCTCGTCCAGGCCGGCCAGCTGCGCGTCGGCGAAGTCATCGCCTTCATCGGCTTTGCCAACCTGTTGATCGGCCGTCTCGACCTGATGCGCCAGTTCGCTACGCAGATTTTCGAGGCCCGTTCCAAGCTTGAGGAATTCTATGCGCTGGAAGACTCGGTACGTGAACGTGAAGAGCCGGCCGGCAACGGCGAGATCAAGGACGTCAAGGGTGCGATCGAATTCCGCGACGTCTCCTTCGGCTTCGGCAACAGCTCACAGGGCCTGCACAACGTCTCCTTCTCGGTGAAGGCAGGCCAGACGGTCGCGATCGTCGGCCCGACCGGCGCCGGCAAGACGACCCTCGTCAACCTGCTGCAGCGTGTCTATGATGCCCAAGGCGGCAAGATCCTCGTCGACGGCACCGATATCACCAAGGTGACCCGCAAGTCGCTGCGTCGCCACATCGCCACCGTCTTCCAGGATGCGGGCCTGCTGAACCGTTCGATCAGCGACAATATCCGCCTTGGTCGCGAAGGCGCCAGCGAAGAGGAAATGCGCCGTGCGGCCGAAGCCGCCGCCGCCGCCGACTTCATCGAGACCCGTGAAGATCGCTACGATACGCATGTCGGTGAACGCGGTAACAAGCTCTCCGGCGGCGAGCGCCAGCGCATCGCGATTGCCCGCGCCATCCTCAAGGACGCGCCGATCCTGGTGCTCGACGAGGCGACCTCGGCGCTCGACGTCGAAACCGAAAACCGCGTCAAGGCCGCAATCGACAATCTGCGCCAGAACCGCACCACCTTCATCATCGCCCACCGCCTGTCGACGGTCCGCGAAGCCGATATGGTGCTCTTCCTGGATGACGGCCGTGTCGTCGAACAGGGCAGCTTCGACGAACTCAGCCACAGCAACGGCCGCTTCGCCGCCCTGCTGCGCGCCAGCGGCATCCTGACGGACGAAGAGGTCCGCAAGGCCCATACCACCGAAGCCGCCTGATCGGTTTGGGTTCGAGATAGGCCGGAAGGGTAACTCCTTCTGGCCTTTTCGTTTGCTCTGGGGCTGAGGACCGATCGACATTCCGGATTCCCAAATCGGTTGATCACTGATTCATAAGGTACCGTGTGCAGCACGGAGGCCTTTGATGGGCGTGAAGCGATACGAGTTGAACGAGGCGCAATGGTCGAGAATTGCGCCTTTGTTGCCAGACAAATCCAGCGATCCGGGTCGAACGGGAGTAGACAACCGGACGTTTGTGAACGGATGTTTGTGGATTCTGCGCTCGGGCGCACACTGGCAGGACCTGCCGGGGCGCTACGGCAAGCGGAAGACGGTCCATCGCCGGTTCAGTCGTTGGTGCCATGCCGGCGTATGGGAGCGGGTCTTTGATGCCCTCACTGCTGACCGGGACAATCAGTACTTAATGATCGACAGTACCATCGTGCGTGCCCATCAACAGGCGGTGAGCGGAAAAGGGGGGCCAAGGATCAGGCGCTGGGGCGTTCCAGAGGTGGACTGACGGCCCAAGGCCCATATGCCGGTCGATACGCTCGAGCGCCCCTGCTCTTCATCACGATGGCCGGCCAGGTCGCGACATCACGCAAGCTCAATAACCAGACAGCTCAAGCCATCTGGGCGATAAAGCCTATGACAGCAATGCCTTGCGCGCAACGATCGCAAAGATGGAAGCCGAGGCAGTCATAGCCTCAGACCGTTCTCGAAAAACCGAGAGACGGGCGTCGCGCCCTGCCGCGCATCTCTCCGCCAAACCATGCCGAACCTCCCGACAAATCATCGCGGAAGTGTCAGGCATGTCTCCGAACATCTGTCACGTATGCATCAAGACCGTACACCTGTCGGGGGAAATGCCCGGCAGGGCAGAGGGGGTAGTGCACGGCACAACATCTCCGCTCCAACCCACATGATTGATCACCCCGCCGAT from Rhizobium leguminosarum bv. trifolii WSM1325 encodes:
- a CDS encoding transcriptional regulator, LuxR family (PFAM: Autoinducer-binding domain protein; regulatory protein LuxR~SMART: regulatory protein LuxR~KEGG: ret:RHE_CH04001 LuxR family transcriptional regulator) — encoded protein: MNINSLIQLLVILEECSNPEAVITELEQILRGCGFEYYGLPHHLPQSPLQQNPEPWAAALAGRWPEQWPQIYAAKKYALIDPMVRYLAHAQRPFRWREAMAAFRKDAYHRRMEQMMVDAFGHGLEDGYIFPIHGRSGILGSLSLAGKPIELSPVEIALLEAVARKAFWRLLDLKGEAQALETVLPADTPLTRREMEILHYLAEGMTSMEISKMLKISNHTVDWYMNGLQDKLKAKNRQHAVALAFRHGLIR
- a CDS encoding transposase (KEGG: nwi:Nwi_3115 transposase), whose product is MGVKRYELNEAQWSRIAPLLPDKSSDPGRTGVDNRTFVNGCLWILRSGAHWQDLPGRYGKRKTVHRRFSRWCHAGVWERVFDALTADRDNQYLMIDSTIVRAHQQAVSGKGGPRIRRWGVPEVD
- a CDS encoding pyruvate carboxylase (TIGRFAM: pyruvate carboxylase~PFAM: Conserved carboxylase region; Carbamoyl-phosphate synthase L chain ATP-binding; biotin carboxylase domain protein; ATP-dependent carboxylate-amine ligase domain protein ATP-grasp; pyruvate carboxyltransferase; RimK domain protein ATP-grasp; biotin/lipoyl attachment domain-containing protein; Carbamoyl-phosphate synthetase large chain domain protein~KEGG: rec:RHECIAT_CH0004290 pyruvate carboxylase protein), with translation MPISKILVANRSEIAIRVFRAANELGIKTVAIWAEEDKLALHRFKADESYQVGRGPHLSKDMGPIESYLSIEEVIRVAKLSGADAIHPGYGLLSESPEFVDACNKSGIIFIGPRADTMRQLGNKVAARNLAISVGVPVVPATGPLPEDMAEVAKMAEGIGYPVMLKASWGGGGRGMRAIRDPKDLAREVTEAKREAMAAFGKDEVYLEKLVERARHVESQVLGDTHGNVVHLFERDCSIQRRNQKVVERAPAPYLSEAQRQELAAYSLKIAAATNYVGAGTVEYLMDADTGKFYFIEVNPRIQVEHTVTEVVTGIDIVKAQIHILDGFAIGTPESGVPRQEDIRLNGHALQCRITTEDPEHNFIPDYGRITAYRSASGFGIRLDGGTSYSGAIITRFYDPLLVKVTAWAPNPSEAIARMDRALREFRIRGVATNLTFLEAIIGHPKFRDNSYTTRFIDTTPELFQQVKRQDRATKLLTYLADVTVNGHPEAKDRPRPLENAAEPVVPYANGNAVKDGTKQLLDTLGPKKFGEWMRNEKRVLLTDTTMRDGHQSLLATRMRTYDIARIADTYAHALPNLLSLECWGGATFDVSMRFLTEDPWERLALIREGAPNLLLQMLLRGANGVGYTNYPDNVVKYFVRQAARGGIDLFRVFDCLNWVENMRVSMDAIAEENKLCEAAICYTGDILNSARPKYDLKYYTDLAVELEKAGAHIIALKDMAGLLKPAAAKVLFKALREATSLPIHFHTHDTSGIAAATVLAAVDAGVDAVDAAMDALSGNTSQPCLGSIVEALRGTERDPGLDPEWIRRISFYWEAARNQYAAFESDLKGPASEVYLHEMPGGQFTNLKEQARSLGLETRWHRVAQAYADANQMFGDIVKVTPSSKVVGDMALMMVSQDLTVADVVSPDKEVSFPESVVSMLKGDLGQPPSGWPEALQKKALKGDKPYTVRPGSLLKEANLDAERKVIETKLEREVSDFEFASYLMYPKVFTDFALASDTYGPVSVLPTPAYFYGLKDGEELFADIERGKTLVIVNQAMSATDSQGMVTIFFELNGQPRRIKVPDRAHGATGAAVRRKAEPGNAVHVGAPMPGVISRVFVSPGQAVNAGDVLVSIEAMKMETALHAEKDGTISEVLVRTGDQIDAKDLLVVYAG
- a CDS encoding glucan exporter ATP-binding protein (KEGG: ret:RHE_CH04000 cyclic beta-1,2-glucan ABC transporter~TIGRFAM: glucan exporter ATP-binding protein~PFAM: ABC transporter related; ABC transporter transmembrane region~SMART: AAA ATPase), with amino-acid sequence MTLFKVYARALRYLGAYKLRVSLVVVANIVLATITIAEPILFGRIIDAISGKGEVKPILFMWATFAVFNTIAFVLVAREADRLAHGRRATLLTEAFGRIISMPLGWHHQRGTSNALHTLLRACETLFGLWLEFMRNHLSTVIALALLIPTAMSMDLRLSAVLMVLAIAYWLIGRVVMSRTKDGQASVENHYHTVFSHVSDSISNVSVLHSYNRIEAETRALKSFADRLLEAQYPVLDWWAIAGALNRMASTIAMMVVLIIGTMLVQAGQLRVGEVIAFIGFANLLIGRLDLMRQFATQIFEARSKLEEFYALEDSVREREEPAGNGEIKDVKGAIEFRDVSFGFGNSSQGLHNVSFSVKAGQTVAIVGPTGAGKTTLVNLLQRVYDAQGGKILVDGTDITKVTRKSLRRHIATVFQDAGLLNRSISDNIRLGREGASEEEMRRAAEAAAAADFIETREDRYDTHVGERGNKLSGGERQRIAIARAILKDAPILVLDEATSALDVETENRVKAAIDNLRQNRTTFIIAHRLSTVREADMVLFLDDGRVVEQGSFDELSHSNGRFAALLRASGILTDEEVRKAHTTEAA